One Leclercia pneumoniae genomic region harbors:
- the nqrF gene encoding NADH:ubiquinone reductase (Na(+)-transporting) subunit F, which translates to MEIILGVVMFTLIVLMLSGLILVARAKLVNAGDVTIDINDEADKQIRTAAGDKLLNTLSGNGIFVSSACGGGGSCGQCRVVVKEGGGDILPTELAHISKREAKEGCRLACQVAVRQNMKIELPEEIFGVKKWQCEVISNDNKATFIKELKLRVPEGEDVPFRAGGYIQIECPEHTVAYADFDVPDEYRADWDKFNLFRFVSDVKEPTLRAYSMANYPDEKGIIMLNVRIATPPPGVPDAPPGIMSSYIWSLKAGDKVTISGPFGEFFAKESEAEMVFIGGGAGMAPMRSHIFDQLKRLGSKRKISFWYGARSRREMFYDDEFEQLARENPNFSFHVALSDPQPEDNWTGYTGFIHNVLYENYLKNHAAPEDCEFYMCGPPVMNAAVIRMLKDLGVEDENIMLDDFGG; encoded by the coding sequence CGTGCGAAGCTGGTTAATGCCGGTGATGTCACGATCGATATTAACGATGAAGCGGACAAACAGATTCGCACCGCGGCGGGTGATAAGCTGCTCAATACGCTCTCCGGCAACGGCATTTTCGTCTCCTCCGCCTGCGGCGGCGGCGGCTCCTGCGGACAGTGCCGGGTTGTCGTGAAAGAGGGGGGCGGTGACATCCTCCCCACCGAGCTTGCGCATATCAGTAAGCGCGAGGCGAAAGAGGGATGTCGTCTGGCCTGCCAGGTGGCGGTGCGCCAGAACATGAAAATCGAACTGCCTGAAGAGATTTTCGGCGTTAAGAAGTGGCAGTGTGAAGTGATCTCCAACGATAACAAAGCCACCTTTATCAAGGAGTTGAAGCTGCGGGTACCGGAAGGCGAAGATGTTCCCTTCCGTGCAGGGGGTTATATTCAAATCGAATGTCCCGAACACACCGTGGCTTACGCCGATTTTGATGTGCCTGACGAGTACCGTGCGGACTGGGATAAATTTAATCTTTTCCGCTTCGTCTCTGACGTCAAAGAGCCCACGCTGCGGGCGTACTCCATGGCCAACTATCCGGACGAGAAGGGCATCATCATGCTCAATGTGCGTATCGCCACGCCGCCCCCGGGCGTGCCTGATGCGCCGCCGGGAATTATGTCCTCCTATATCTGGTCGCTGAAAGCGGGCGATAAGGTCACGATTTCCGGGCCGTTTGGCGAGTTCTTTGCCAAAGAGAGCGAGGCCGAAATGGTCTTTATCGGCGGCGGTGCTGGCATGGCGCCGATGCGCTCACATATCTTCGATCAGCTAAAGCGTCTTGGCAGTAAGCGTAAAATCAGCTTCTGGTACGGTGCCCGTTCGCGGCGTGAGATGTTCTACGATGACGAGTTTGAACAGCTGGCGCGAGAAAATCCTAACTTCAGCTTCCACGTTGCGCTCTCCGATCCGCAGCCGGAAGATAACTGGACGGGCTATACCGGCTTCATTCACAACGTGCTGTATGAGAACTACCTCAAGAACCATGCCGCGCCGGAAGACTGCGAGTTCTACATGTGCGGTCCACCGGTGATGAACGCGGCGGTTATCAGGATGCTGAAAGATCTTGGCGTGGAGGATGAGAACATCATGCTGGACGACTTCGGAGGCTGA
- the nqrM gene encoding (Na+)-NQR maturation NqrM, translating into MFVFIATFAVFVLVIFAMSLGWIIKRKSLQGSCGGISSLGMEKVCDCPEPCDARKKRMERDARRQQGRIL; encoded by the coding sequence ATGTTTGTTTTTATCGCCACCTTTGCGGTATTTGTGCTGGTTATCTTTGCCATGTCGCTCGGCTGGATCATCAAGCGTAAAAGCCTGCAGGGCAGCTGCGGTGGGATCTCCTCCCTGGGCATGGAGAAAGTGTGCGACTGCCCGGAACCGTGCGATGCGCGGAAAAAACGGATGGAACGTGATGCCCGGCGTCAGCAGGGCAGAATACTCTAA
- a CDS encoding glycerophosphodiester phosphodiesterase family protein — MNKRIAASLLFLSTSLWASPEIIAHRGGTGDAPENTLPAIKLALQNQAQAIWITVQLSRDGVPVLYRPSDLQALTSMKGKVSAYTAAELTTFNAGTKWKETIADATIPTLKAVLEQWPETRFFIDIKSPDAAPEEMAKQLTATLQETNSLQRVRVYSTEDRYLDALPPTVPRFVTRSETRTRLANISLNHLCDAPAKTMDEYWYGLELNRKVEIVEKFTLGEGISPATLTWDKEAMTCFRSQGNAHIILLGINASKDFQTAKMLGADGVVVDSPAQASQWH, encoded by the coding sequence ATGAACAAACGGATTGCCGCCTCGCTGCTGTTTCTCAGCACCTCGCTCTGGGCCAGCCCAGAAATCATTGCGCATCGTGGCGGCACGGGCGACGCGCCAGAAAATACCCTGCCGGCCATTAAGCTGGCGCTGCAAAATCAGGCTCAGGCCATCTGGATAACCGTACAGCTTAGCCGTGACGGCGTGCCGGTGCTTTATCGTCCCAGCGACCTGCAGGCGTTAACGTCAATGAAGGGAAAAGTTTCTGCCTACACTGCTGCCGAGCTTACGACCTTTAATGCCGGTACCAAATGGAAAGAGACGATTGCCGATGCCACCATCCCGACGCTAAAAGCCGTACTGGAACAGTGGCCAGAGACCCGGTTCTTTATTGATATTAAATCGCCGGATGCGGCGCCGGAGGAGATGGCGAAACAGTTGACGGCCACCCTGCAAGAGACGAACAGCTTACAGCGGGTTCGCGTTTACTCCACGGAAGATCGTTACCTGGACGCATTGCCGCCTACGGTACCGCGTTTTGTGACCCGCAGTGAAACCCGGACTCGTCTGGCAAACATTTCGCTGAATCATCTGTGCGATGCCCCAGCCAAAACCATGGATGAATACTGGTATGGCCTGGAGCTTAACCGTAAGGTTGAGATAGTCGAAAAATTCACGCTTGGCGAAGGCATTTCGCCGGCGACGCTGACGTGGGACAAAGAGGCGATGACCTGTTTCCGTTCGCAGGGGAATGCGCACATTATTTTACTGGGCATCAACGCCAGCAAAGATTTCCAGACTGCAAAAATGCTGGGTGCCGACGGTGTCGTGGTCGATTCCCCTGCGCAGGCCAGCCAGTGGCATTAA
- the dinB gene encoding DNA polymerase IV, with the protein MRKIIHVDMDCFFAAVEMRDNPALRDIPIAIGGSRVKRGVISTANYPARKFGVRSAMPTAMALKLCPHLTLLPGRFEAYKEASLHIRDIFSRYTSLIEPLSLDEAYLDVTESLHCHGSATLMAQEIRQTISNELNLTASAGVAPVKFLAKIASDLNKPNGQYVITPDDVPAFLKTLPLSKIPGVGKVSAAKLESMGLRTCEDVQNSDLAMLLKRFGKFGRVLWERSQGIDDRDVNSERLRKSVGVERTLSDDIHDWAECEKIITEQLYPELERRLAKVKPDLLIARQGVKLKFNDFQQTTQEHVWPRLNKDDLVATAKKTWAERRAGRGVRLVGLHVTLLDPQLERQLLLGL; encoded by the coding sequence ATGCGCAAAATCATTCATGTCGATATGGACTGCTTTTTTGCTGCGGTAGAGATGCGGGACAATCCGGCGCTGCGGGATATTCCCATTGCTATCGGCGGCAGCCGCGTAAAGCGGGGCGTCATCAGCACGGCAAACTACCCGGCGCGCAAATTTGGCGTGCGCAGCGCCATGCCTACGGCGATGGCCCTGAAGCTTTGCCCCCACTTAACCCTGTTGCCCGGGCGCTTTGAGGCCTACAAAGAAGCGTCGCTGCATATTCGCGATATCTTCTCCCGCTACACCTCTCTCATTGAGCCCCTGTCGCTTGACGAAGCCTATCTCGACGTTACGGAAAGCCTGCATTGCCACGGCTCGGCAACGTTGATGGCGCAGGAGATTCGCCAAACCATCTCCAACGAACTCAACCTCACCGCCTCGGCGGGGGTGGCGCCGGTAAAATTCCTGGCCAAGATCGCGTCCGATCTTAATAAGCCCAACGGTCAGTATGTGATCACGCCCGATGACGTCCCGGCGTTCTTAAAAACCCTGCCGCTCAGTAAAATCCCCGGGGTGGGCAAAGTCTCTGCGGCAAAGCTGGAGAGCATGGGGCTTCGCACCTGCGAAGATGTGCAAAATAGCGATCTTGCTATGCTCCTTAAGCGGTTCGGTAAATTTGGCCGGGTGTTGTGGGAGCGAAGCCAGGGGATTGACGATCGCGACGTCAACAGCGAGCGGCTGCGAAAATCGGTTGGTGTGGAGCGCACCCTGAGTGATGACATTCATGACTGGGCGGAGTGTGAAAAAATCATTACCGAACAGCTCTATCCCGAGCTAGAGCGGCGACTGGCGAAAGTGAAGCCAGACCTGTTGATTGCCCGTCAGGGGGTCAAACTTAAATTTAATGATTTTCAGCAGACGACCCAGGAGCACGTCTGGCCGCGTCTCAACAAAGACGACCTTGTCGCCACTGCAAAGAAAACCTGGGCAGAGCGTCGGGCAGGGCGGGGCGTACGGCTGGTGGGGTTACACGTCACGCTATTGGATCCGCAATTAGAGCGGCAGCTGTTGCTGGGGTTATAA